Below is a genomic region from Nitrospira sp..
GTCGACGAGCTTCGAGACTTCGATCTCGATCGTGCGTTTGGTCTCGTGGCCAAAGTGGCCGTTGAGGCAGCAGCATGATCACCGACATCAACAGCGAAGATCGGCTGGTCCAGCAGACCTTCGCCGACTATCTGCGCGACCGGCTCGGCTGGGAGAGCTGCTACGCCTACAACCAGGAAACGTTCGGACCGGCCGGCACGCTGGGGCGCTTGTCCGAACGGGATGTCGTGCTGGTGCGCGATCTGCGCGCGGCGCTCGAACGACTCAATCCTGATCTGCCGGCATCGGCCCGGGAACAGGCGATCGAGAAGTTGACGCGCATCGACTTCGCCCGCTCACTCATCCAGCACAACCGCGAGTGCTATGGCTTCATCCGCGGTGGCGTGCCGGTCGAATGGCGGGAGCCTTCCGGTGAAAGCCGCCATGCGCGGGCGCAGGTGATCGACTTCCGTCGTGTCGGCAACAACCGATTCCTGGCCGTGCGCGAGCTGAAGATTCAGGGAGTACGGGTCCCCCACTACAACTGGCGCGCCGACCTGGTCTGCTTCGTGAACGGTCTGCCGCTGGTTTTTGTCGAGCTCAAGGCGGTCTATCGAAATATCCGCGCCGGGTTCGACGACAATCTCACCGATTATTTGAGCGAGCACAGCATCGCACAGGCGTTCCATCACAATGCCTTTCTCGTGGTGAGCAATGGAGACCGGGCTCGGTATGGCTCGATCACCAGTCAGTGGGAGCATTTTGTCGAGTGGAAGCGCAACGCGGAGCGCGAACCGGGCCGCGTGGATGCGCAGATCTTACTGGATGGGATGCTCGCCAAGGAGCGGCTGCTGGATCTGGTCGAGCACTTCATCTTGTTCGACGACAGCCGGGCAGGCGGCACCCGCAAGATCGTGGCGCGGAATCAGCAAGTCCTGGGCGTGAACAACGCCGTGGCATCGGTCATTCGACAGGAGGAATTGAAGCGGGCGATCCCGGTTCGGGAACGTCTCGTCGAATACCGCGTTCCGATCGAAGATCATTTGCTAGCCGCCGATCGATCCTCACGGTGCTGAGGCTGCCTCCCTTCTGACCAGCGGACCGCTGTCCGATGAGGTTCGCGAATTGCCTTTAGTCAAACGCGCTCATCCCGACCTCGGCCGGCTTGGCGTCTTCTGGCACACGCAAGGCAGCGGCAAGTCCTATTCGATGGCCTTCTTCACCGAAAAGGTCCGGCGTGTCGTGCCAGGCAACTTCACCTTCGTCCTGATGACCGACCGGGACGACTTGGACGATCAGATCTGGCGGACTTTCATCGGGTGCGGGGTGATCGATGAGAAGACCCCGCGCGCCGGTTCCGGAAAAGAGCTGCAAGGCTTGCTGCGCGGCAATCACCGATTCATCTTCAGCCTCATTCACAAGTTCAACCAGCCCGTCACCGAACCCTACAGCGAGCGGGACGACATTATCGTCATCTCGGATGAGGCGCACCGGACGCAGGCGGGCAAGTTCGCGCGGAACATGTGGCTGGCTTTGCCCAACGCCTCGTTCATCGGCTTCACCGGCACGCCGCTGTTCAAACACGATGAGCTGACCAAGCGCATCTTCGGCGGCTACATCTCCCGCTATGACTTCAAGCGGTCGGAGGAAGATCAGTCCACCGTCAAGCTGGTGTATGAGAATCGCGGCGAGAAGTTGGGGATCGCGCGGTTGGATTTGAACGATCGCATTGCGGGGGCCATCGAGCGAGCCGAGCTGAATCCGGATCAACTGGCGCTGCTGGAGCAACTCCTCGGCAAGGATTACGAAGTGATCACCGCCGACGATCGGTTGGACAAGCTGGCGGACGACTTCGTCGAGCATTGCGCGACCCGTTGGCAGACGGGGAAATCCATGCTGGTCTGCATCGACAAGATCACCTGCGCGCGCATGTTGCAGCGCGTCGAGCCGCGCTGGCAGGCCAAGCTCGCGCACGTGAAGGAGCAGATTCCACTCACAGAGGCAGAGCTGGACGGAACTCGCGATAGCGACCGGCGGGAGCGGGTGATCAAGGAGCTGGAGTTCCTACGCGGCCAGGCGGGATGGATGGACTCCACGATCATCGAACTCATCATCAGCGAGGCGCAGAACGAAGTCCGCGACTTCGCGAAGTGGGGCTTCGACATCATTCCCCATCGTGTCGTCATGAAGACCGGATTTCAGACGGTGGACGGGAAGCGAGCGCCGGTGGATGAGGCGTTCAACGACCCGCAGCATCCCTTCCGCATCGCGATCGTTTGCGCCATGTGGCTGACCGGTTTCGATGTGGAATGCCTGGCCACGCTCTACATCGACAAGCCGATGAAAGCCCACACCCTCATGCAAGCGATCGCGCGCGCCAATCGCGTCTATCCGGGAAAGGACTGCGGTGTGATCGTCGACTACAACGGCATGCTGAAGAGCCTCCGCGAGGCGTTGGCCCAGTACGCAGTGGGCGATGAGGGCACTGACGACGGAGCAGACGAGATCGTGGCTCCAATTGAAGAATTGGTCGCGCTGCTCATGCAGGCGCTCGAAGCGGCGGAACTCCATCTCAAGGACCTCAAGTTTGACCCGAGTCGGCTTCAGGGCGCCACCGGGTTCGCGCGGATCGAAGCCTTGCGGGATGCCGTGGATGCGCTCTACACGTCGGATGAAGCGAAGCGCCGGTTCGAAATCATGGCGCGGCTGGTCTTCGCCCGGTTCAAGGCGCTGCTGATGGAACCAAGCGCCTTCCGGTATGCAGAACGCCATGACAACATCGAAGCCATCTACAAGAAGTTGCAGGAGCGGCGCGATACCGCCGATGTGACGGAAGTTCTGAAGGAACTGCACCGTATCGTAAACGAGGCGATCCGCGCTCAGGAGCCGGGCACAGACCATGCCGAGGGCCTCAGGGTCGATCTGAGCGCCATTGACTTTGTCACGCTCCGGGATGAATTCGCCGCCAAGGTCAAACGCAAGCATGCGACTCTCCAGGATATTCGCGATGTCGTGGAAAGGAAACTGGCGCAGATGTTGGCGCGGAATCCGCTACGGATGGACTACTACAAGAAGTACCAGGAGATCATCGCCGACTACAATCGGGAGAAGGACCGGGTCACGGTGGAAGAGACGTTCACTCGGCTTGTGCGCTGGCTCATACCCTTGACGCGGAGCACCGGCGCGCGGCGGAGGAAGGGCTCAGCGAGGACGAGCTGGCCCTCTTCGATTTGCTCTTTAAGGACAACATCACCAAGGCCGATCGTGAGCGTCTGAAGCAAGCCAGCAAGGCGTTACTCGCGTCATTGAAGTCGCTGCTCGAACCGATGCGCAACTGGACGGAAAACACCGCCACGCAGGCGGAGGTCAAAGTGTTCATTCTCGATAATCTCTGGCAGGCGCTGCCGCGACCGCCGTTCACCGAGGAAGAAGCCGAAGCGGTCGCGGGTAAGGTGTACGCCTATGTTTGGCAACGAAGCTCGGTAGGCCCTGGCTTACCCGCGTAGGAGACACGCTTTTTCCGTGGTTGCTCTTTCACTGCGCTCCTGTCACTCAAGCGCTCGGCTGAGAGCGGAGCACCTTCATCGACGGAAGCCTTCGTTCCTTTGCCTCGAAAGGAGGGTGGGCGCTTTGCGACTTGCGATGGGTCGCATGCCCTGTCGCTGCGGTCGTCACCGGCGATGGCGAGCACTGTCCGAGGTTCCATTAGACGAAGTCACAATGGAACAAGTTGCGCAGCCAAGTAGCGACTGTGACATGCGGTTTCACCCATCGCCGGAGCAAACGGCCCATCATCCGCTCTTCGTTTGACTCCCCTCCACCCGTTTGTTACTCTCCGCCGGATTCACAATCCATCATCAACGAATCTATTTCATTTCCATGAACATCCATGAACATCCATGAACATCACGGACTATCTCGAACACAAACGGGTTGATGTTGATCGATTTCTCGACCGGGTGACCCCAGCCGCCACGCTGCCCCCTACCACGCTGCACGAGAGCATGCGCTACAGTCTCATGGCCGGCGGGAAGCGGATCCGCCCAATTCTGGCGATTGCAGCGGCGGAGGCCGTGGAAACCAGCCCACCCGGTCTGATGGCTGTCGCCTGTTCCCTGGAATTCATCCATACCTACTCCCTGATCCACGACGATCTGCCATCAATGGACAACGACGATTTCCGCCGCGGCAAGCCCACCAACCACAAGGCCTACGGGGAAGCCATGGCGATCCTGGCCGGCGATGCGCTGCTCACGATGGCGTTCGATCTTTGCAGCCGACCCGATCTGATGAAAGGCTGTGATCCAACCAGGCAGGTCCGCCTGATTCAGGAGTTGGCCTGCGGCTCCGGCCACGCCGGCATGGTCGGCGGCCAAGTCTTCGACATCCAGGCAGAAAATCAGGACATCGATCTGCCCACGCTGCAGAACATCCACAAACACAAGACCGGCATGTTGATCCGTGCCGCCGTGCGAATGGGCGCGATTGCCGCCGGTGCCACCGACCGTCAACTCGACGACATGACCGGCTATGCAGAGGACATCGGGCTGGCCTTTCAAGTCGCCGACGACGTGCTCAACGTCACCGGCACCAGGGAAGAGCTGGGCAAAAATCCGAACACGGACGCCGAGCGCGGCAAGAAAACCTACCCGACTTTTTATGGGGTCGACGGTGCGAAGAGGTTCGCCGACGAGTGCGTGGCCCGGGCGATCGGCCGCCTGTCCTCCTTCGGCCCCTCGGCTGATCCGCTTCGTGAGATCGCGGGATACATCACCTCACGCAAGAACTAGCCCTGAGTGCTGCGTCATGACCGCTGAGTCTCAGAGAAGATATTCTGCGCTGCCTCCCTTCACTCGGCAGTCAGCACCCCAAGCTCATCACTTTTCTCTAAAGCACTCAGCACACAACCCTCAGCACTCGGTACTCAGCACTCCGCACTCTTTATGAAGGTCCTGGTTACAGGCGCGACCGGATTTGTCGGAGGCGCGGTGGCGCGCGCGCTGGTCCGCGCAGGCGTGAGCATCCGCGTGCTCGCCCGACCCGAATCGGATCTCCGGAATCTCGAAGGCTTGGCGGTTGAACGGGTTGCCGGAGATTTGCGCGATCCGGCCTCGCTGCGCAAGGCCCTTGCAGGCTGCCGGCAGCTCTACCATGTCGCCGCCCACTACGCCCTCTGGGCCAAAGACCCGTCCATTTTTTATGACATCAACGTGACCGGCACCAGAAACATTCTGGAAGCGGCCCGCGCGGTCGGCATCGAGCGTACCGTCTATTGCAGTACGATCGGAGCCATCGGATTGCCTCCCGGAGGCGGCGTCGGCACGGAGGAGACACCCGTGTCGCTGGATCAGATGGTCGGGCACTACAAACGATCCAAGTACTTGGCCGAGCAGGAGGTCCGAAAACTGGCGAAGGACGGGCTGCCCGTGGTGATCGTGAACCCGAGCGCGCCTGTGGGAGCCGGCGACGTCAAACCGACGCCCACCGGACAAGTGATCGTCGATTTCATGAAAGGCCGCATGCCCGCCTATATTGAAACCGGCATGAACCTGATCGACGTCGATGACGTGGCGGCCGGCCACCTGCTGGCCATGGAGAAGGGCCGGCAGGGCGAACGCTATATTCTGGGAAACAAGAATCTGATGCTGCGCGAAGTCTTCGAGATCCTCAACCGATTGACCGGGGTGAAGGCTCCCACCCTTAGGCTGCCGAGGCTTGCCGTGCTTCCGCTGGCGTACGGCAATCAATGGATCGCCGCGCTGACCGGCCGGACACCGCGCATTCCCCTTGAAGGCGTGAAGATGGCCAAGTACAAGATGCACTATGATTGCAGCAAGGCCGTGCGTGAACTCGGCCTTCCGCAAACGCCTCCAGAGGTGGCGCTGGAAAAGGCGGTGAAGTGGTTTAGATCTCATGGCTACGCCTAATCGGATGCTTCAGTGGGTAGTGGGTCAGTTTCCTCTTGCGTCATGCCCGCGAAGGCGGGCATCCACTCCTCAATCACGACTCAATGCTGAGGAGAAGGCCTTGACTGGATTCCCGCTTCCGCGGGAATGACACACTTCAGTGCTTCTGATGGCAAACTGACCCACGACCTTTCAGTGAGGCGAGTTGTAAGTCTTGAGTTTTGATGGAACATTTCGATCTTCTCATCAAAACGGTTTTTCTCCGACCGTATGTCTTCATCTTCCTAGCCGGCTTCCTGGTCTCTGCGACTCCACTGATCGGCTGGTCGAGAACCTGGCGGCTCTGGCTGATCAGCTGGCTGACCGCTTTCCTGTGCGAGTTCTCTTCGACCAGAACAGGCCTCCCGTTCGGCTGGTACGTGTACACCGGCTCCACGGTCGGCCGGGAACTCTACATTTCCAACATTCCGTTCATGGATTCAATCTCGTTCAGCTTCCTGCTGTACGCCGCCTATTGCACGGCCTTGTGCTTTCTCCTGCCGCCTCAGGGAACCAACTCCGCCTCCCGCCTGCAACCGCTCCAGTTCGATCCCGCGGTCCGCAACGGTTGGCGGGTGCTCCTGCTGACGTCGCTGCTGTTCGCCGCGATCGACATGGTGATCGATCCGGTGGCGTTGCAGGGTGACCGCTGGTTCTTGGGCAAACTCTACTACTATGCGGAGGACGGCGTTCACTTCGGCGTCCCTTTGTCCAATTACGTCGGCTGGATGGTGGTGGGCCTGATTTCCCTCGCCATCTATTTTCGGTTGGACCGCCGCCTGCCTCCCCTTGCCGCCCGGGACGGAACGGCGACCACCAATCGAATCTTAATGGGAGTCGGCCTGTACTATGGAGTGCTGCTGTTCAATCTGGCCGTGACCTTCTGGATCGGCGAAACGACGCTCGGCCTTTCCGGCGTTCTGATGTTTTTTCCGCTCACCGTTCTGCTGATCCTCCGCCTCACGACGCCCCGCAAACCGCTGGTCGCTGGCAATGACCCGGCAGAATTTGTATAGTGTTAATCCAGTATGAAAAAGCGGGTGATCGGAGTCGCCGTCGCGATCTGCCTCGTGACGTTGGGTATGATCGGATGGGTCGGCTACCAGCTCTTCACAACCGGCTTCAGCGCGAAGACGGAGCCTCATGCCCTCGAGGTTCTGATCGCCCGACAGATTCGCCATCTCGCCGTTCCCCTCGCCCAGCGAAACGCGCCGAATCCCGTGCCGCTGACTCCCACCGTCTTGAAAGACGCGCGGGCTCATTTTGCCGACCATTGCGCCATCTGCCACGCCAACGACGGCAGCGGACGAACGCCGATCGGCAAGAACGTCTATCCCAAGGCTCCCGATTTGCGCCGGACGGACACGCAGTCGATGTCGGACGGAGAGTTGTTCTGGGCGATCCACAACGGCATCCGCTTCACCGCCATGCCGGCCTGGGGCGGCGACGAGCCTGAAAAGGATTTGGACAGCTGGAAACTGGTTCATTTCATCCGACACCTCCCCAATCTGACTCCGGAGGAACTCCATGAGATGAAGGGGCTCAACCCCAAGACCCGGCATGAGATGGAAGAGGAAGCCGCGAACGACAAATTCCTGGAAGGAGACGATGCCGCCGGAGACTCCGACGGCCATCACCACTGAATCATCATGCCTCATACATAAGGAGCGACCGACTTATGATTCGACATCTGATGGTTCGACATCTGATCATGGCAGCGCTCGTCCTATTCTGCTCCGCCACCGCCTTCGCCCATGGGTCCGGCCAACACGTGCTCGGCACCGTGGCCGTGATCGACCGGGACCACATTCAGGTAAAAACGCCCAAGGGCGAAACCGTGACGGTCAAGCTGACGAAAGAGACTCGATTCAAGGAGAAGGGCAATCCGAACTCGACGGAGTTACCCGTCGCGGGAGACCGCGTGGTGATCGACGCGATCAAGGAGAAGAAAGCCCTGATCGCGACGGAAGTCCATTTCTCTGCGGCGAAGAAAGCGGCCGCGGCGGCCGTACCGGCTCCGGCGCCGGCCCAGTAAGCGCAAGGAGCGAGATGCAGACGGCAGCGGCGCGGATCTTCATAACCGGCATCGCCGTGTTCCTCGCGGTGGCGACCGTCCCTGGAATCGAAGTGCGCGATATGGCGGCCGGTGTCGCCGCCGTCCTGGTGCTCACGATTCTCAATCTGTTGATCCGCCCGATCCTCTTGATCCTGACTCTGCCGTTGATCGTGCTGTCGCTCGGCCTCTTTCTGGTCGTCGTCAACGCGCTCCTGCTTGAATTGACCGCCTATCTGGTCAAGGGCTTCACCGTGTCGGGATTCTGGTCTGCCGTAGGCGGCGCGCTGGTGATCAGCGTCGTCACCAGCATCCTGAGCCTGTTCACCGGCGACTCTCGCCGGATCGAGGTGCGCCGCTCGGAGCCGCGCCCGCCCAAGATCATCAACCCGTGACGATGTCCAGGCCGCCTCTATGTCCACATCCAATATCGACCTCGGAAAAATATGAGAATCCGATGCTCGCGAAGAGTCTCGTCATTGAATTGCCGTGCCCGCATTGCTAGAATGCAGCCTCTTTTTTGAACGAACCACACCATGCGATCGACTGTGACCCAGAGCAAAGCCCAGCCTGAAACGCACCTGCAACGGACCCTTACGTCGGTGTTGAACGATCTGCCGGTCGATTCCGCGCTGGCCGCCGTGTTCCATCAGGAGCAGGGGCCGCTGGTCGGTCATGCTGCGCGAGGTTTCACGTCTCGGGATGTTCACGCGATTCTCCGGACGCTATCGGCTCCGGCGCTTGCCGATGGGTCGTCCTCGCACGATCAGGACAGCGGCCGCACGATGCGGGTCCGCATGGTCACACCGGGGGCGAAGTCGCTCCTGAGCGTGCCGCTCAAGTACCGCAACCGCACCTACGGCTTCCTCGTGATCGGCCGAAAGGAAGGAGCGTCGTTCGCAAAAAAAGAAAAGGGCTTGATGGATCAAGCCAGCGACGACGTCACCAAAGCGTTGGATCGCGAAGGGCTGTTCAACATGAACGTGGTCCTCAGCCGCGCGTTGGTCTCGAACGAACCGGCCGCCGCGCCGCAATCAGCCGCCGACATGTTCGTCGCCCCCGTTTCGCAGGTTACGCCGGAGCTACAGGAAAAAATCACGGCGGCACTGACCGACGCCAACCACACCGTCTCCTTTGACCGCGCCTGGGTCTGCCACTACGACCCCATCGCCGGCAACGTCGAAGTCCTCGGCTTGGCGGGCGACGTACGGGGCGAGCAGAAAGACGGCAAGAAAGACCTCAAGCCCGGCCATCGTTTGACCCTGGACAGTTCGGCAGCCGGCTGGGCGATCCGCCATCGCAAACCCCGTGTGGATCATGACCTTGCTTCGACCCAAGGCCGCTTCCTGGACCACAAGCAGGTGTTCAAGGACCGCTTCCAATCTTCACTGGTCCTTCCCTTCTTCGTTCGCGGCCAGGTCGGAGGGACGCTGACGTTGGCGTCGCGGGAAGCCGGACGGTACCAACCGACGGATGCGCGCACGCTCGAACCGGTTATTCTCAAATTGGCGGAATTGCTTCAGGCTCCGTCCCCGCAGCCCAGTCCGGTCAAAAGCGACGCAGGCACCTCCGAAGCGCAGGGAGCCTCCGCCTCACCAAGCGCTCCTCCACTGGAGCCGTCGATCCGCAAACAGGAACGCCAGGCTGCGATCGGAGAATTCAGCGCGTTTCTTGCCACCGAGATCCGTGAGCCGCTCGGGTCCATCCGCGCGCAGTTGGAGGAAGTGACGGGGGAGGGCATTCTGGATTTCGACCCGCAAACCCGGGTGGAAAATGCCATGCGCGATTTGATTCGCGTCGAGGCGATCCTCAATGAGATTCTGGACTTCGCCAAGCCGCTCGAGCTCAACCGCCGGCTGGTCCGCATACCCGAGGTCATCGAAAGCGCGCTGACCGTCGTCGCGACCGACTTGGAGGTCACACGGATCCACGTCACCAAGGAATACGCGCCGATCTTGGCGCCGGTCCGAGGCGACGAAGCCAAGCTCCAACAGGTGTTCCTGAGCATCTTCAAGAACGCCTGCGAGGCCATGACGCCCGGCGGGCAGCTCACGATCCATGTCAGCCAGCATCGAGCCGGCCGTGGGATCGAAGATCACATTCTGATCAAGAACGATGGAGCGCCGATTCCTTCGGAGATCGTCGACAAGGTCTTCGAGCCGTTCTTTACGACCAAGCGCACCGGTACAGGCCTCGGGCTCGCCACCGTGAAAAAGATCGTCGAGGAGCACGGCGGGTCGATTACGATCGGCAGTGCGCCGGGCGAGGATACCACCGTCACGATCCGCCTTCCGGGGGTGAGCCGCGGACCGGCATTCCGCCACCGAGGCCGGGGACGACGGCCGCCCCGCCGCTAAGGAGGTCAGGAACCCTCTGCGCGAAGCGCCCTGCGGGTCGTGCCGACACATGGTTCCTGCGCCTTTGTTTCTCCTTGTGTCTTCAAACACATAGCCGCTGGACTCCTGGTCAACCCCGATTGCTTTCATCCTTGACAGAAGCCGGTATCCCTGGCTATGATCCGCCCACTTGATCAGGCCTTATCACACAGACCTATGTACGGCAATCCTTCACCCACCATCATTCAAAGGAGAAGGGGTATGAAGCTCGTATTCGGCATTCTTGCAACAGCCTCCGGTGTGCTGTTTGCCCTATCCATGGCTTCGGCCAATCCTGCAATGCTGCCCAAGCATGAGGGCTATCCGATGAAGAACAGCGGCAGTCCGGTCAACGGCCAGCCGACGGCCAATGATCCCGGCCAGACCAACGCGAGCGGCGAGAAGGCCGATCTCAAAGCCGCCGCATTCGACGATACGCATGTCAAGCAGGACCTTAAGAAGACGGACAATGATCGTATCACAGCCAGTCAGGGCGCCGGCCAGTTGCCCAAGGTCCAGGGTCCGCAGATCCAGATCGCGCCTCCGGTGACCTCTGCCACGAAGATCAGCGGAGACCGCAAGATCGACTAACGCCTTCAGGCATGTAAGAACGGGCAGGGGGGACGTTGCGTCGACCGCAGCGTTCCCCCTTCTCATTTGAGCGCCGCTAAGGGGGCAGGAACCATTTGCGCGAAGCGCCCTGCGGGTCGTGCCGGCAGATGGTTCCTGACCCCCTCGTTATCCTGACGAAGCCGGTTCACTCGACAGCAAGCGAAATCGCCAAGGTTTTTTCGCCCAACTGCCCGCGTAATCCACACCGATGCGCGGGAACGTTCCGATGGGTGTCTTCCTCGTTCTCTTTTCCCGCTCTTCGAACCAAAGCTGCTCGCCGATCGTCATGTCGAGCCGGTTCAGCGTCCGGTCGATACCGAGGGCGCGACAGACCCGACCAGGTCCGTCGATTAATAAGCCATCCAGTTGAATCGCCCGAATCAGGACGGCGGCTGGAAAGTCCGGACGTTCCGTCACGACGTTCAGGCAATGGTACATGCCGTAGATAAGATACACGTATGAGACCCCCGGCGAGCCAAATAGGACGTCGGTTCTGGCTGTTCGGCCTTTCGAGGCATGGCAGGCCTTGTCCGAGGGTCCCACATACGCCTCCACTTCGACGATCTTGCCGGCCAGCGTCTCCGTGCCGTTTTTCCGAATCAGGTACTTCCCCACGAGGGACCGCGCGACCGTCAGGGTCGGACGATTGAAATAGGCTTGTGACAGAACCGTCGGCATGGGAATGTTTGGTGACAAATGCTGAATGGTAACCGGCCGGGCGCTGCTCTTTCAATTCAACAGTTATCATTTGTCATTCCACATTCGCTGCATATCGGCCTTAGGCAGTAAGGGGGTCAGGAACCAATTGCGCAAAGCGCCCGGCGGGTCGTTCCGACAAATGGTTCCTGACCCCGCTATCAGAAATACCAGGCCAGGCCGCCCATGAAGAACCGCGGATTGCCCGGCACGAAATGAATATCGTTGACGCCGGTCGCTTCGTTTCGCAACCGCGATTCAAAATAGAAGATGGCCTGCTCCCATTGGGTATCCAGAAGGTTTTGGACGAAGAGAAATGCCTCCAGGCGGCCGTAGGGCAGCTTGATCGGCAATCGATACCGTTCGGTCAGGTCAAAGTCGACCCAGGACGGGGCCTTCACACTGCGGTCCTCCGTCAGCGGGCGCACACCCATGTAGGTGGCCTGCAATTGCGAGGTGAGCGCCTCGGGCCAGTTCAACAGCAGGGCGCCATAGGCGGTCAGTTCCGGGGCCAATGGGATGGCATCACCATTGTTGAATTCCGCTTTCGTGTAGGCGACGTGACCGTTGAAATAGAGCGGCCCCCAGATCTGACCCCGTGCCGCCACTTCGACACCCCGACGGCGGGTGGGACCGCGGTTTTCCGTTGTCCCTTCGTCACCGACAAACACCAACTCCGATTGGAGATCGATCGCCCACAGCGAGGCAGTCAACATCACCCCCTCCGGACCCCAGGGTTGGGCGCGCAGACCGACCTCGTAGGTCTGCGCGCGAGCCAGCGGCACTGCATCGATCGCCACAGCCGACCGCGCATCGTTGCTGTGATAGCCTTGCCCATAGTTGGCAAAGAACTCCGTCTTGAACCAAGGCCCCAACACGAGATTGGCCTTGGGCAAGACCATCCCGGATGTCTTACGACCGGCCGGCTGTTCTGCACAAGTACTGCATCGATTGTTCACATCGAACGTGAAAATCGGGGCACGAAGCCCTCCCGACAATCTCATCCAGATTGCCGGCTGGAGTTCGGCCTTGACGTAGGGCTCATAGGAAGCCTCAAGAATATCGCTGTCTGTGGTGAAACCGGTCGGCGCCCTGGTGGTTTGAGTCCCCAAGGTCGCATGGATGTCATCGACACGGGTTTGAAATCCGATCGTGCCCAAGCTGGGGATACCGAATATCTCCGCCCGCTGCTTATATCCAAGATCGCCTCCATAGATGCCTCGTCGGTCCGACTGCTGAATGCCGTCCCCATTGAC
It encodes:
- a CDS encoding TonB-dependent receptor plug domain-containing protein gives rise to the protein MARVSILNPPACLMMLAGVMACPAPALAHDPDAADLEIQEVSVVGDRPVAASSQQFIPDKEYLLQPQGRPAQVLRLIPGFIAVEHSGGAGKADQYFVRGFDADHGTDVAFFTDGMPINFRSHAHGQGYTDLNFIIPETIEGVEATKGAYLPEYGDFNTAAAINFRTREVVKEGVVQGAWGQFDTQRYILMLSPTKDKVRTLFAGEAYYTNGPYLNDNRYFRANVLGKMTTNFSSRDELALTGSFQKGQWNASGEIPLRAVNDGSLDRFGAIDPSEGGNTTRATLRMNYHYDTPFAGTFFANAYGQYYKFDLFTNFTFFLNDPVNGDGIQQSDRRGIYGGDLGYKQRAEIFGIPSLGTIGFQTRVDDIHATLGTQTTRAPTGFTTDSDILEASYEPYVKAELQPAIWMRLSGGLRAPIFTFDVNNRCSTCAEQPAGRKTSGMVLPKANLVLGPWFKTEFFANYGQGYHSNDARSAVAIDAVPLARAQTYEVGLRAQPWGPEGVMLTASLWAIDLQSELVFVGDEGTTENRGPTRRRGVEVAARGQIWGPLYFNGHVAYTKAEFNNGDAIPLAPELTAYGALLLNWPEALTSQLQATYMGVRPLTEDRSVKAPSWVDFDLTERYRLPIKLPYGRLEAFLFVQNLLDTQWEQAIFYFESRLRNEATGVNDIHFVPGNPRFFMGGLAWYF